In the genome of Takifugu rubripes chromosome 18, fTakRub1.2, whole genome shotgun sequence, one region contains:
- the igf1 gene encoding insulin-like growth factor 1 precursor (The RefSeq protein has 1 substitution compared to this genomic sequence): MSSALSFQWHLCDVFKSAMCCISCSHTLSLLLCILTLTPTGTGAGPETLCGAELVDTLQFVCGERGFYFSKPTGYGTNARRSRGIVEECCFQSCDLWRLEMYCAPAKTNKPRTQRHTDKTRAPKAGGTGHKADKGAERGAAQQPDKTKNKRRPLSGHSHSSFKEVHQKNSSRGNAGGRNYRM, encoded by the exons ATGTCTAGCGCTCTTTCCTTTCAGTGGCATTTATGTGATGTCTTCAAG AGTGCAATGTGCTGTATCTCCTGTAGCCACACCCTCTCGCTACTGCTGTGCATCCTCACCCTGACTCCGACGGGAACAGGGGCGGGCCCAGAGACCCTGTGCGGGGCGGAGCTGGTCGACACGCTGCAGTTTGTATGTGGAGAGAGAGGCTTTTATTTCA GTAAACCAACAGGCTATGGCACCAACGCACGGCGCTCACGCGGCATCGTGGAAGAGTGCTGCTTCCAAAGCTGCGACCTGTGGCGTCTGGAGATGTACTGCGCTCCCGCCAAGACGAACAAGCCCCGCACGCAGCGCCACACAGACAAGACGAGAGCGCCTAAGGCCGGTGGCACAGGGCACAAAGCGGACAAGGGCGCGGAGCGCGGGGCGGCACAGCAGCCAGATAAGGCAAAAAACAAAAGG AGACCTTTATCTGGACATAGTCATTCATCCTTCAAG GAAGTGCATCAGAAAAACTCAAGTCGAGGCAATGCGGGTGGCAGAAATTACAGAATGTAG